Proteins from a genomic interval of Stenotrophomonas maltophilia R551-3:
- a CDS encoding pilus assembly PilX family protein, with protein MRPITRFPRRSFSGPARQRGAVLYISLILLILLALLGVIGMQVAGMQERMASGYRAGSLAFQNAEGAARSVENAVENIANRKDAGDNPAVSASDISQQCDDGFDPSGWVAKTKLGSKPAVNVREIQGCIQGEGALDMGRSVEKPTPVYQITTYAGDTTGDATSRAAIDTVFKL; from the coding sequence ATGCGTCCAATCACTCGCTTTCCGCGTCGTTCCTTCTCTGGTCCTGCCCGCCAGCGTGGTGCGGTGCTGTATATCTCGCTGATCCTGTTGATTCTGCTGGCCCTGCTGGGAGTGATAGGCATGCAGGTGGCAGGCATGCAGGAGCGCATGGCATCGGGCTACCGCGCTGGCAGCCTGGCGTTCCAGAACGCCGAGGGTGCAGCGCGCAGTGTCGAGAATGCAGTGGAAAACATCGCCAACCGGAAGGATGCCGGGGACAACCCAGCGGTGTCGGCCTCTGACATCAGCCAGCAGTGCGACGATGGATTCGATCCGTCCGGGTGGGTAGCGAAGACCAAGCTGGGCAGCAAGCCTGCCGTCAATGTCCGTGAAATCCAGGGGTGCATCCAGGGGGAAGGTGCTCTGGACATGGGCAGGTCGGTGGAGAAGCCAACGCCGGTTTACCAGATCACCACCTATGCCGGTGACACAACCGGTGATGCGACGTCGCGTGCGGCGATCGATACCGTATTCAAGCTGTGA
- a CDS encoding pilus assembly protein has product MKTRNRRILAGIGLAVLAAGGYLAHTLFAAQAQGVLAQEPMNVQTRATPAFIMAVDDSGSMNFERMFPGGDGRMRWNSNTSSFFNNDGSFFSVGSACANNSVDCYLYLYPHADFNKEYSPGRAIPPLDIYGFARSHIYNASYFNPGVTYRPWTNADGTLWADATITQTRADPRSGQRGYNAVYNMTVNRADTSEKFQFVNGMRIPDLSGTGNEYYVDSWWDGGWKTAGISNTGNTTYAINYFPATFYLPAAADAPAGYKTDDTNRPVISGACGPGCNMRRYQIKSGNYTSPAAYNAAIQNFANWFQYHRNRVLAIVGSSTAALVSVDTMRVGYFTINKLSNATMYDMVTNRADLYKQIYALTANGGTPNRRAVEYLVDQFRRTDTDAPVQLACQRNGGMLFTDGYTNSGNAPNGSFGDADSVNSTHLPSIPFADGYSNTIADIAAAAYAGARTPLRTGTSFPAGQVPVSDKCNTLDKGSPDWKRLDCQTDLHMNFYGVTLGAQGRIYGVNQSATEDPYKNAPNWAGNGNPLDVDDGTVIDELWHAAVNTRGEFINAQTPADVTEAMRRVLSSITGGASPSGTIGISGARIGAGSLAVTPRYDITNSGTDWSSKLSAASVKINADQVAEFTEVWEASSRLSPSGRRIVANKAGAPVDFNSARISLQDLCSKPSGKYASMLVCSTDKLTTIKADLASAINYLSADSSTEVRNGGKYRDRTTPLGDIVNSAPVVSSPLDDFGYRQLGGTLAKSYTDYLAAKAKSRRYMVYVGANDGMLHAFDGGMGADAKQDGAGGSESFAYIPATALGHMANLLFPYKSDTSDQTFRHRYYVDGPVAVSDTFNGTSWQTSLVGTTGAGGRSVFALDVSAPGSFGTGNVLWEISDINSSLKDEVRNSIGFVLGKPVIVPVKSGTGVAWKAIFGNGYGSANGKAVLFVVDMASGDIRMIEAVEGATGSTVSGDNGLGNVVVVDRWTGAGQDVRGRDGLADTVYAADQRGALWKFDLTSSANTTLTVPVFTSQLSQDSSGKSYRQPITGGMTAATGPSGGVMLYFGTGSFSFTSDKDDKAQQALYAVNDLSGKSVTSTLTAANLVPYTAAAPAANSDERKISAGTAPASARGWMIQLPAGNGERVVGNPLLVSGIVFMPTYVPNMQSVGCSTSGSNWLFGLSSISGAPMLENVRYGSPTGSRPASGTAAIALKTGGTAPVRDVSLSVLPRPTDKSPPGGSSCWMAAGAAGSQSLYLPYPCGRQSWRQLQ; this is encoded by the coding sequence ATGAAAACGCGCAATCGCAGAATCCTGGCAGGCATCGGCCTTGCTGTTCTGGCCGCTGGTGGCTATCTGGCGCATACCCTGTTTGCCGCCCAGGCTCAGGGTGTGCTGGCACAGGAGCCGATGAACGTGCAGACGCGTGCGACGCCGGCCTTCATCATGGCGGTGGATGATTCAGGTTCGATGAACTTCGAACGCATGTTCCCAGGTGGTGACGGGCGCATGCGCTGGAACAGCAATACGAGTAGCTTCTTCAACAACGATGGAAGCTTCTTCAGCGTTGGCTCGGCATGCGCCAACAACTCGGTAGACTGCTACCTCTACCTCTACCCACATGCGGATTTCAACAAGGAGTACAGCCCAGGGCGCGCCATTCCGCCGCTGGATATCTACGGCTTTGCTCGTTCGCATATCTATAACGCCAGCTATTTCAATCCGGGTGTGACCTATAGGCCGTGGACGAACGCCGATGGCACGCTATGGGCCGACGCGACGATCACCCAGACCCGCGCCGATCCGCGTTCCGGGCAGCGCGGCTACAACGCCGTCTACAACATGACGGTCAATCGCGCTGATACTTCCGAGAAGTTCCAGTTCGTCAACGGCATGCGGATTCCCGACCTTAGTGGTACTGGCAATGAGTACTATGTCGACAGCTGGTGGGACGGTGGATGGAAGACTGCTGGGATCAGCAACACCGGCAACACCACTTATGCGATCAACTATTTCCCGGCCACGTTCTACCTGCCTGCTGCCGCGGATGCACCCGCCGGATACAAGACCGATGACACCAATCGTCCGGTGATCAGCGGTGCCTGTGGCCCGGGCTGCAACATGCGCCGCTACCAGATCAAGTCGGGCAATTACACAAGCCCGGCGGCCTACAACGCGGCAATCCAGAATTTCGCCAACTGGTTCCAGTATCACCGCAACCGTGTGCTGGCCATTGTCGGCTCCTCGACCGCCGCGCTGGTGAGCGTGGATACGATGCGCGTGGGTTACTTCACCATCAACAAGCTCAGCAACGCGACCATGTACGACATGGTTACCAACCGAGCTGACCTGTACAAGCAGATCTACGCCCTGACCGCCAATGGCGGCACGCCCAACCGGCGCGCAGTGGAGTACCTGGTCGACCAGTTCCGGCGGACCGATACCGACGCGCCTGTGCAGCTGGCCTGCCAGCGAAATGGCGGCATGCTGTTCACCGACGGCTATACCAACTCCGGCAATGCGCCGAATGGGTCCTTCGGTGACGCTGACTCGGTGAACTCGACCCATTTGCCATCCATTCCTTTCGCCGATGGCTACAGCAACACCATTGCCGACATCGCGGCGGCCGCCTATGCCGGTGCCCGTACGCCACTTCGCACCGGGACCAGCTTCCCGGCCGGTCAGGTGCCGGTGAGTGACAAGTGCAACACATTGGACAAGGGCAGTCCGGACTGGAAGCGTCTGGACTGCCAGACCGATCTGCACATGAACTTCTATGGCGTGACCCTCGGTGCGCAGGGACGCATCTACGGTGTCAACCAGTCCGCAACCGAGGACCCGTACAAGAACGCGCCAAACTGGGCCGGCAACGGCAATCCGCTGGATGTCGATGACGGTACCGTCATCGATGAGCTGTGGCATGCCGCTGTCAACACCCGCGGTGAGTTCATCAACGCACAGACGCCGGCTGATGTGACCGAGGCCATGCGACGTGTGCTGTCCTCGATCACCGGTGGTGCATCGCCGTCGGGCACGATCGGTATCAGTGGCGCGCGCATCGGCGCAGGCTCGCTGGCGGTCACGCCCCGCTATGACATCACCAACAGTGGCACTGACTGGTCGAGCAAGCTGAGCGCTGCCAGCGTCAAGATTAACGCGGATCAGGTGGCGGAGTTCACCGAGGTATGGGAAGCCTCCAGTCGTCTTTCCCCGTCTGGACGGCGGATTGTGGCAAACAAGGCCGGTGCGCCGGTGGACTTCAACAGTGCCCGGATCAGCCTGCAGGATCTGTGCAGCAAGCCCAGCGGCAAGTACGCATCGATGCTGGTCTGTTCGACGGACAAGCTGACGACGATCAAGGCCGATCTTGCCAGTGCCATCAACTATCTCAGTGCGGACAGTTCAACCGAGGTCCGCAACGGCGGCAAGTACCGTGACCGGACAACACCGCTGGGCGACATCGTCAATTCGGCGCCGGTGGTGAGTTCGCCGCTGGACGACTTTGGTTACCGCCAGCTGGGCGGGACCTTGGCCAAGAGCTACACCGACTACCTTGCTGCCAAAGCCAAATCGCGCCGGTACATGGTCTATGTCGGCGCCAACGACGGCATGCTGCACGCCTTCGACGGCGGCATGGGGGCCGATGCCAAGCAGGACGGTGCCGGTGGCAGCGAGAGTTTTGCCTACATTCCGGCCACGGCGCTTGGTCACATGGCCAACCTGCTGTTTCCCTACAAGTCCGATACGTCTGACCAGACCTTCCGTCATCGTTATTACGTCGATGGCCCGGTTGCCGTATCCGACACCTTCAATGGCACTTCCTGGCAGACCAGTCTGGTTGGCACCACCGGTGCGGGTGGTCGCTCGGTATTCGCGCTGGATGTGAGTGCGCCGGGCAGCTTCGGCACCGGCAACGTGCTTTGGGAAATCAGTGACATCAATTCTTCGCTGAAGGACGAGGTGCGCAACAGCATCGGATTCGTGCTTGGCAAGCCAGTGATCGTGCCTGTGAAGAGCGGAACGGGTGTGGCGTGGAAGGCGATCTTCGGCAACGGCTATGGCAGCGCCAACGGAAAGGCTGTGTTGTTCGTGGTCGACATGGCCAGTGGCGACATCCGGATGATCGAGGCTGTGGAAGGTGCCACCGGCTCCACCGTGTCCGGTGATAACGGCCTGGGCAACGTGGTCGTGGTCGATCGCTGGACGGGTGCGGGTCAGGATGTACGTGGTCGTGACGGATTGGCGGACACGGTCTATGCGGCGGACCAGCGCGGTGCCTTGTGGAAGTTCGACCTGACCAGCAGTGCCAACACCACGCTGACCGTGCCGGTGTTCACCAGCCAGCTCAGCCAGGATTCCTCTGGCAAGAGCTATCGGCAGCCGATCACAGGTGGTATGACTGCTGCAACCGGTCCGTCGGGCGGGGTGATGCTCTACTTCGGTACCGGCAGCTTCTCGTTCACCAGTGACAAGGATGACAAGGCGCAGCAGGCGCTGTATGCGGTCAACGACCTGTCCGGCAAGAGTGTGACCTCGACGCTGACCGCTGCCAATCTGGTTCCCTACACAGCAGCGGCGCCGGCCGCGAACAGCGATGAGCGCAAGATCAGTGCAGGAACGGCCCCGGCCAGTGCGAGAGGCTGGATGATCCAGTTGCCGGCCGGCAACGGTGAGCGTGTTGTCGGCAATCCACTGCTGGTCAGCGGCATCGTCTTCATGCCGACCTACGTGCCCAACATGCAGTCGGTCGGCTGTTCGACCAGTGGCTCGAACTGGCTGTTCGGACTGTCCTCGATCAGCGGTGCGCCAATGCTGGAGAACGTACGCTATGGATCACCGACCGGTAGCCGGCCTGCTTCCGGTACGGCAGCCATTGCATTGAAGACGGGAGGCACTGCGCCAGTGCGTGATGTCTCCTTGTCGGTGCTGCCGCGTCCGACGGACAAGTCCCCACCTGGCGGCAGTTCGTGCTGGATGGCCGCCGGTGCCGCCGGCAGCCAGTCGCTGTATCTGCCTTATCCCTGCGGTCGCCAATCCTGGCGCCAGCTCCAATGA
- a CDS encoding type IV pilin protein — protein MLAVSSPRRAAGFTLIELMIVVIVIGILAAIAIPSYQNYVRRSHRAVVKADLAEYAQRAERYHSSNNSYSGFALPSKVSPREGGTARYNLAYKGDGTTFTITATPQGTQTKDSCGKLSLDQANRKTAEATLSDCW, from the coding sequence ATGCTTGCTGTCTCCTCGCCTCGTCGTGCGGCTGGCTTCACGCTGATCGAGCTGATGATCGTGGTGATCGTCATCGGCATCCTGGCGGCAATCGCAATTCCGTCCTATCAGAACTACGTGAGGCGATCGCATCGCGCGGTGGTGAAGGCGGACCTGGCCGAGTATGCGCAGCGTGCCGAGCGCTACCACTCAAGCAACAATTCCTATTCCGGATTCGCGCTGCCGAGCAAGGTCTCGCCACGCGAAGGCGGAACGGCCCGCTACAACCTGGCGTACAAGGGGGACGGTACAACCTTCACCATCACCGCCACGCCACAGGGCACGCAGACCAAGGACAGCTGCGGCAAGCTGAGCCTGGACCAGGCCAACCGCAAGACGGCTGAAGCGACCCTTTCGGACTGTTGGTGA
- a CDS encoding GspH/FimT family protein: MHLVELLAVVAVLAVLLAAGWPSLQSLLLRQRADALQLSLHAGLSSARSEALKRRELIGVCASDDGLHCTSDWSTGWIVYRSGTRRGPPSSSDVVLTHQRGRSDVLILAQASSGRPQLFFQADGRSPGANLTLRICAGSQLHGKLVVNNGGRTRSERVDRDMPC, translated from the coding sequence ATGCACCTGGTCGAGCTGCTGGCGGTCGTGGCGGTGCTGGCCGTGCTGCTGGCGGCCGGCTGGCCCTCCCTGCAGTCCCTGCTGCTGCGGCAGCGCGCAGATGCCCTGCAGTTGAGCCTGCATGCGGGTCTTTCCAGTGCCCGCAGCGAAGCCCTGAAGCGGCGGGAGCTGATCGGCGTGTGCGCCAGCGATGATGGACTGCACTGCACCAGCGACTGGAGCACCGGCTGGATCGTCTACCGCAGCGGCACCCGGCGAGGACCGCCGTCATCATCCGACGTGGTACTGACGCACCAGCGCGGGCGTTCCGATGTCCTGATCCTGGCCCAGGCCAGCAGTGGCCGCCCGCAGCTGTTCTTCCAGGCCGACGGGCGCAGCCCCGGCGCCAATCTCACCCTGCGCATCTGCGCCGGCAGCCAGCTGCATGGCAAGCTGGTGGTCAACAACGGCGGGCGCACACGCAGTGAACGCGTGGACCGCGACATGCCTTGCTGA
- the uvrB gene encoding excinuclease ABC subunit UvrB: MSDRFELVSPYSPAGDQPDAIAKLTSNFEAGIAKQTLLGVTGSGKTYTIANVIQNVQKPTLIMAPNKTLAAQLYGEFKAFFPHNAVEYFVSYYDYYQPEAYVPSSDTFIEKDSSINEHIEQMRLAATKTLLSRPDAIVVATVSAIYGLGAPEDYLSLRLILSKGERIDQRDLINHLTQLQYTRNEYELQRGTFRVRGEVIDVFPAESDSEALRIELFDGEVEKITLFDPLTGETMRNLMRFTVYPKTHYATTRERVLAAVETIKVELKERLEQLYAQNKLVEAQRLAQRTQFDIEMMAEVGFCNGIENYSRHLTGKNAGEPPPTLFDYLPPDALLVIDESHVTIPQIGAMFKGDRSRKETLVEFGFRLPSALDNRPLRFEEWEERCPRSIYVSATPGPYEYREAGEEITELVVRPTGLIDPVVEIRPVGTQVDDLMSEANERIKAGDRVLVTTLTKRMAENLTEYLTEHGIRVRYLHSDVDTVERVEIIRDLRLGKFDVLVGINLLREGLDMPEVSLVAILDADKEGFLRSTGSLIQTIGRAARNVRGKAILYADKITRSMQAAIDETDRRRAKQVEYNEEHGIVPRSVARPIVDVLEGARSDAAEKEAKKGKGKGRAGVAEEAADYRSLSPAQLAARLKALEQKMYQHAKDLEFEDAARVRDQIRQLKEASLG, from the coding sequence ATGAGCGACCGTTTTGAACTCGTCTCGCCGTACTCGCCGGCGGGCGACCAGCCTGATGCCATCGCGAAGCTGACCAGCAACTTCGAAGCGGGCATCGCCAAGCAGACCCTGCTTGGCGTGACCGGCTCGGGCAAGACCTACACCATCGCCAACGTCATCCAGAACGTGCAGAAGCCGACGCTGATCATGGCGCCGAACAAGACGCTGGCGGCGCAGTTGTATGGCGAGTTCAAGGCGTTCTTCCCGCACAACGCGGTGGAGTATTTCGTCAGCTATTACGATTACTACCAGCCGGAAGCCTACGTGCCATCGTCGGACACCTTCATCGAGAAGGACAGTTCGATCAATGAGCACATCGAGCAGATGCGACTGGCCGCGACCAAGACCCTGCTGTCGCGCCCGGACGCGATCGTGGTGGCGACGGTGTCGGCGATCTACGGCCTGGGCGCGCCGGAAGATTACCTGTCGCTGCGGCTGATCCTTTCCAAGGGCGAGCGCATCGACCAGCGCGACCTGATCAATCACCTCACCCAGCTGCAGTACACGCGCAACGAATACGAACTGCAGCGCGGTACGTTCCGCGTGCGCGGCGAGGTGATCGACGTGTTCCCGGCCGAGTCGGACAGCGAAGCGCTGCGCATCGAACTGTTCGATGGCGAGGTCGAGAAGATCACCCTGTTCGATCCGCTGACCGGTGAGACGATGCGCAACCTGATGCGCTTCACGGTCTACCCGAAGACCCACTATGCAACCACGCGCGAACGCGTGCTGGCAGCAGTGGAAACCATCAAGGTCGAGCTGAAGGAGCGGCTTGAGCAGCTGTATGCGCAGAACAAGCTGGTCGAAGCGCAGCGCCTGGCCCAGCGCACCCAGTTCGACATCGAGATGATGGCCGAGGTCGGGTTCTGCAACGGCATCGAGAACTACTCCCGCCACCTGACCGGCAAGAACGCCGGTGAACCGCCGCCGACCCTGTTCGATTACCTGCCGCCCGATGCGCTGCTGGTGATCGACGAGTCGCACGTGACCATTCCGCAGATCGGTGCCATGTTCAAGGGCGACCGTTCACGCAAAGAGACGCTGGTGGAGTTCGGATTCCGCCTGCCGTCGGCGCTGGACAACCGTCCGCTGCGCTTCGAGGAATGGGAAGAGCGCTGCCCACGCAGCATCTACGTGTCGGCGACGCCGGGGCCGTACGAGTATCGCGAGGCGGGCGAGGAGATCACCGAACTGGTGGTGCGACCGACCGGCCTGATCGATCCGGTGGTGGAGATCCGGCCGGTCGGTACCCAGGTCGATGACCTGATGAGCGAGGCCAACGAGCGCATCAAGGCGGGTGATCGCGTGCTGGTCACCACCTTGACCAAGCGCATGGCCGAGAACCTCACCGAGTACCTCACCGAGCATGGCATCCGCGTGCGCTACCTGCACTCGGATGTGGATACCGTCGAGCGCGTGGAAATCATCCGCGACCTGCGCCTGGGCAAGTTCGATGTGCTGGTGGGCATCAATCTGCTGCGCGAAGGCCTGGACATGCCCGAGGTGTCACTGGTGGCGATCCTGGACGCGGACAAGGAGGGCTTCCTGCGCTCCACCGGCTCGTTGATCCAGACCATCGGTCGCGCCGCGCGCAATGTGCGTGGCAAGGCGATCCTGTACGCCGACAAGATCACCCGTTCGATGCAGGCGGCGATCGACGAGACCGACCGTCGCCGTGCAAAGCAGGTGGAGTACAACGAGGAGCACGGCATCGTGCCGCGCTCGGTGGCGCGCCCGATCGTCGATGTGCTGGAAGGTGCGAGGTCGGATGCGGCCGAGAAGGAAGCCAAGAAGGGCAAAGGCAAGGGCAGGGCCGGGGTGGCCGAGGAAGCGGCCGACTATCGTTCGCTCAGTCCGGCCCAGTTGGCGGCCCGACTCAAGGCGCTGGAGCAGAAGATGTACCAGCATGCCAAGGACCTGGAATTCGAGGATGCCGCACGTGTCCGCGACCAGATCCGGCAGCTGAAGGAGGCCAGCCTCGGCTGA
- a CDS encoding TlpA family protein disulfide reductase, which yields MLKRVLFPVVALLLSALILVLGWQNRQLRQINDDMAAQLQNMRVEAHGAAIGARPEPLALKTTQRAHVDIGGTRALPQILYFFSTACRYCLASMPQLQSIDAARGPSELVGVGLPPYEALADYAGKHSMRFPIAIDSEGDAAKRYGITVTPMLMVLATDGSVAYKHVGQLDENTVKAAIKALTPDVTLP from the coding sequence ATGCTCAAGCGCGTCCTGTTCCCTGTTGTTGCCCTGCTGCTGTCCGCGCTGATTCTCGTGCTGGGCTGGCAGAACCGCCAGCTGCGCCAGATCAACGATGACATGGCGGCGCAGTTGCAGAACATGCGGGTTGAAGCACACGGCGCAGCGATCGGCGCCCGCCCCGAGCCATTGGCGCTGAAGACCACCCAGCGTGCCCATGTCGACATCGGCGGCACGCGTGCGTTGCCGCAGATCCTCTACTTCTTTTCCACCGCCTGCCGTTACTGCCTGGCTTCGATGCCGCAGCTGCAGTCAATTGATGCGGCACGCGGGCCCAGCGAACTGGTTGGTGTGGGCCTGCCGCCTTACGAGGCACTGGCCGACTACGCCGGCAAGCATTCGATGCGCTTCCCGATCGCCATCGACAGTGAGGGGGACGCTGCCAAGCGCTACGGCATCACCGTTACGCCCATGCTGATGGTGCTCGCTACAGACGGCAGCGTTGCATACAAGCATGTCGGCCAACTCGACGAAAACACCGTAAAGGCCGCCATCAAGGCGCTGACACCTGACGTCACCCTGCCCTGA
- a CDS encoding MipA/OmpV family protein: protein MPSLSPNLLRPLLFSAAIGLPLAAYAAEQNPGVQAGISAGATSGAYAHYDVKPLVVPSIAWQGQRFFASPGSLGMYLYKGQGLRLSAAVTPYTLRFKTDDVNDPQLRRLHSRQMSAMAGLNGEYSADWGIVEASVMREVTGHGGGIESRLHYSYPIQAGRFTWVPRVGVVHSSARLLDYYYGISDEEAVRSGLAAYNPGSATSPSLQIAVSTPLGTKWRATGVVANQWFGDAVKDSPMARRGTQTSAFVSLMRSF from the coding sequence ATGCCGTCGCTGTCCCCGAACCTGCTGCGCCCGTTGCTGTTCTCCGCCGCCATCGGCCTGCCGCTGGCAGCGTACGCCGCCGAGCAGAACCCGGGCGTGCAGGCCGGTATCAGCGCGGGGGCGACCTCTGGTGCGTACGCCCACTATGACGTCAAGCCGCTGGTCGTACCGTCCATTGCCTGGCAGGGCCAGCGCTTCTTCGCCAGCCCCGGCTCGCTGGGCATGTACCTGTACAAGGGCCAGGGCCTGCGCCTGTCGGCAGCGGTCACCCCGTACACGCTGCGCTTCAAGACCGACGACGTGAACGATCCGCAGCTGCGCCGCCTGCACAGCCGGCAGATGTCGGCCATGGCCGGGCTCAACGGCGAGTACAGCGCGGACTGGGGCATCGTCGAAGCCAGCGTGATGCGCGAGGTCACCGGCCATGGCGGCGGCATTGAATCGCGCCTGCATTACAGCTACCCGATCCAGGCCGGACGCTTCACCTGGGTGCCCCGGGTGGGTGTGGTGCATTCCAGTGCACGCCTGCTCGATTACTACTACGGCATCAGCGACGAAGAAGCGGTGCGCTCGGGGCTTGCCGCCTACAACCCGGGTAGTGCGACGTCGCCCAGTCTGCAGATCGCGGTCAGCACGCCCCTGGGCACGAAGTGGCGTGCGACCGGCGTGGTCGCCAACCAATGGTTCGGCGATGCAGTGAAGGACAGCCCGATGGCGCGGCGCGGAACACAGACGTCGGCCTTCGTTTCCCTGATGCGCTCGTTCTGA
- a CDS encoding response regulator transcription factor: MRILLVEDDPDLSRALQSGLERQGVVADVVGSLAEAAIALREPVHQLMLLDRQLPDGDGAGFVATARSLRPNLAVIMLTAKGTLSDKVEGLDVGADDYLVKPVAIEELMARIRAVSRRPSAMVTPSLRLGRLEFDFESLQAQVEGQPLALPRRQVLVLQALAMRQGRTVTRSALEAAVYGFDDEIQSNALDAHISKLRKALQQAGAGVEIHVIRGVGYLLAEG; the protein is encoded by the coding sequence ATGCGCATCCTCCTGGTCGAAGACGATCCCGATCTGTCCCGTGCCCTGCAATCGGGCCTGGAGCGGCAGGGCGTGGTCGCCGACGTGGTCGGCAGCCTGGCCGAGGCGGCGATCGCGTTGCGTGAGCCGGTGCACCAGCTGATGCTGCTCGACCGGCAGCTGCCCGATGGCGATGGCGCAGGTTTCGTCGCCACCGCGCGTTCGCTACGGCCGAATCTGGCGGTGATCATGCTGACCGCCAAGGGCACGTTGTCGGACAAGGTTGAAGGGCTCGATGTCGGCGCCGATGACTACCTGGTCAAGCCGGTGGCAATCGAGGAGCTGATGGCGCGCATCCGCGCGGTGTCGCGGCGGCCGTCGGCGATGGTGACGCCGAGCCTGCGTCTGGGCCGGCTGGAATTCGACTTCGAATCGCTGCAGGCGCAGGTGGAGGGCCAGCCGCTGGCGTTGCCACGGCGCCAGGTGCTGGTGCTGCAGGCATTGGCGATGCGGCAGGGGCGGACCGTCACCCGCAGCGCGCTGGAGGCGGCGGTGTACGGGTTCGATGATGAGATCCAGTCCAATGCGCTCGACGCGCATATCTCCAAGCTGCGCAAGGCACTGCAGCAGGCCGGGGCGGGCGTGGAGATCCATGTGATCCGCGGTGTCGGCTACCTGCTGGCGGAGGGCTGA
- a CDS encoding sensor histidine kinase, with protein sequence MARPIRSITLGLAWRLFLAQAFTVLFAVVALILTWGDKDTWGMDMFMAEAVAKAVHSEGSHLVLDEARWRRLDAEAGGNLWFAAVDDKGVWLERGTIPAIHAPLLARLPTLGATELGSLVPPYLDVARVMIRNEDGRRITVMVGGAPKGGLLDGALMVLRLIGLWFFLPLIVVTLLVMPTVIHRAMRGVRRSAQQAKELDIGQPGARLDAQLVSTEVAPLVEAFNDAIDKVQQGYAARDKFLADAAHELRVPIAVVQARLSQLPQGELKSQLLTDVARLGNVAEHLLDLQRLDRNVGALQRLDLALLVREAAADLAPLVVGAGYGFEVDAPEVPVWIHGDSLALGRVIANLVHNAIVHGGGRGTICVRLDARGLLEVSDQGAGIPVGDREAIFEPFHRLRAAGSGSGLGLHLAKEIVQHHGGSVSVGEAIGGGASFRVNFHRGSVRR encoded by the coding sequence ATGGCGCGTCCGATCCGTTCCATCACGCTGGGTCTGGCCTGGCGCCTGTTCCTCGCGCAGGCCTTCACCGTGCTGTTCGCGGTGGTCGCGCTGATCCTGACCTGGGGCGACAAGGACACCTGGGGCATGGACATGTTCATGGCCGAGGCGGTTGCCAAGGCGGTGCACAGCGAGGGCAGCCATTTGGTCCTGGACGAAGCACGCTGGCGCAGGCTGGACGCGGAGGCGGGTGGCAACCTGTGGTTCGCGGCCGTCGATGACAAGGGCGTTTGGCTGGAGCGCGGCACCATCCCTGCGATCCACGCACCGCTGCTGGCGCGTCTGCCGACGCTGGGTGCCACCGAACTCGGCTCGCTGGTGCCACCCTACCTGGACGTGGCGCGGGTGATGATCCGCAACGAAGATGGTCGCCGTATCACGGTGATGGTCGGTGGCGCGCCGAAGGGTGGTCTGCTGGACGGCGCACTGATGGTGCTGCGCCTGATCGGCCTGTGGTTCTTCCTGCCGTTGATCGTGGTCACGTTGCTGGTGATGCCGACGGTGATCCATCGCGCGATGCGCGGGGTGCGCCGTTCCGCGCAGCAGGCCAAGGAGCTGGATATCGGCCAGCCGGGTGCACGACTGGATGCACAGCTGGTGTCGACCGAGGTCGCACCGCTGGTGGAAGCTTTCAACGATGCCATCGACAAGGTGCAGCAGGGCTATGCTGCGCGCGACAAGTTCCTCGCCGACGCCGCGCACGAACTGCGCGTGCCGATCGCAGTGGTGCAGGCGCGCTTGTCGCAGCTGCCACAGGGCGAGTTGAAGTCGCAGCTGCTGACCGACGTGGCCCGCCTTGGCAACGTCGCCGAGCATCTGCTCGACCTGCAGCGGCTTGACCGCAATGTCGGCGCACTGCAGCGGCTGGACCTGGCGCTGCTGGTGCGCGAAGCGGCCGCGGATCTTGCGCCGTTGGTCGTCGGCGCTGGATATGGCTTTGAAGTGGATGCACCGGAAGTGCCGGTGTGGATCCACGGCGACAGCCTGGCGCTGGGGCGGGTGATCGCCAACCTGGTGCACAACGCCATCGTCCACGGCGGTGGGCGGGGCACCATCTGCGTACGGCTGGACGCGCGCGGCCTGCTGGAAGTCAGTGACCAGGGTGCAGGCATTCCGGTCGGTGACCGCGAGGCGATCTTCGAGCCGTTCCATCGGCTGCGTGCGGCCGGCAGTGGTAGTGGCCTGGGCCTGCATCTGGCCAAGGAAATCGTGCAGCACCATGGTGGGTCGGTCAGCGTGGGTGAAGCGATCGGCGGCGGCGCCAGTTTCCGGGTCAATTTCCATCGCGGTAGCGTCCGCCGCTGA